The following coding sequences lie in one Microbacterium sp. XT11 genomic window:
- the recQ gene encoding DNA helicase RecQ, translating into MPSTPHDPYEGLPYADEPWGDDGWEPSEPPEPMDWEPQGPGFEPPLDWGSGPSTPVVASAPASVPAVGRAAPSRFASALEALTTVFGYDAFRGDQAAIVEQVIAGGDAVVLMPTGGGKSITYQVPALVREGTGLVISPLIALMHDQVDALRANGVRAAYLNSTQSIDERREVERAYLSGELDLLYVAPERLSAASTTALLQRGTLSVIAIDEAHCVSQWGHDFRPDYLALGDLGERFPGVPRMALTATATRATHREITERLRLDDAAHFVASFDRPNIQYRIVPKVDPRRQLTAFIRSQPEGAAGIVYALSRKSVEQTADHLVAQGIDALPYHAGLPAEVRAANQARFLRDDGVVMVATIAFGMGIDKPDVRFVAHIDLPKSVEGYYQETGRAGRDGEASVAWMAYGLGDVVQQRRLIEQSPGDRTFKMRMGQHLDAMLALCETVDCRRQNLLAYFGQSLSGDGGAGYEGDRCGNCDTCLEPVDTFDGLIPAQKLLSTIVRLKRERNQAFGAGHLIDILRGASTDRIRQQGHSALATYGIGADLSEQDWRSVIRQLLARGILVAQGEYGTLALGEPAAGVLRGETAVPLRRDTIGRTASSPRSRKASAADALDAGDRPLFEALRAWRAETAREQGVPAYIVFGDATLRALAERRPTTMGGLAGITGIGEKKRAAYGDAVLAVIAAH; encoded by the coding sequence GTCGACGCCGGTCGTCGCATCGGCGCCGGCATCCGTTCCCGCCGTGGGCAGGGCGGCGCCGAGCAGGTTCGCGTCGGCGCTCGAGGCGCTCACGACGGTGTTCGGATACGACGCGTTCCGCGGCGATCAGGCGGCCATCGTCGAGCAGGTGATCGCAGGGGGCGACGCGGTCGTGCTCATGCCGACCGGCGGTGGCAAGAGCATCACCTACCAGGTGCCGGCCCTCGTCCGCGAGGGGACGGGCCTCGTGATCAGCCCGCTCATCGCGCTCATGCACGATCAGGTCGACGCGCTCCGGGCGAACGGCGTTCGGGCGGCCTATCTGAACTCCACCCAGTCGATCGACGAGCGGCGCGAGGTGGAACGCGCGTATCTCTCGGGCGAACTCGATCTGCTGTACGTGGCGCCGGAACGGCTTTCGGCCGCGTCGACCACGGCGCTCCTGCAACGGGGAACGCTCAGCGTGATCGCGATCGACGAGGCGCATTGCGTGTCGCAATGGGGTCACGACTTCCGTCCCGACTACCTCGCTCTCGGCGACCTCGGCGAGCGGTTCCCCGGAGTTCCGCGCATGGCCCTCACGGCGACCGCGACGAGGGCGACGCATCGGGAGATCACCGAACGGCTCCGCCTCGACGACGCCGCCCACTTCGTCGCGAGCTTCGACCGGCCCAACATCCAGTACCGCATCGTGCCGAAGGTCGACCCGCGACGTCAGCTGACGGCGTTCATCCGGTCCCAGCCGGAGGGCGCCGCCGGCATCGTCTACGCGCTCAGTCGCAAGTCGGTGGAGCAGACCGCCGACCACCTCGTCGCCCAGGGGATCGATGCGCTGCCGTACCACGCGGGCCTTCCGGCCGAGGTGCGCGCGGCGAACCAGGCACGATTCCTCCGTGACGACGGGGTGGTGATGGTGGCGACGATCGCCTTCGGCATGGGGATCGACAAGCCCGACGTGCGTTTCGTCGCGCACATCGACCTGCCCAAGTCGGTCGAGGGGTACTACCAGGAGACGGGGCGCGCCGGTCGCGACGGCGAGGCGTCCGTGGCATGGATGGCGTACGGGCTGGGCGACGTGGTGCAGCAGCGACGGCTCATCGAACAGAGTCCGGGCGACCGCACGTTCAAGATGCGCATGGGTCAGCACCTCGACGCGATGCTCGCGCTCTGCGAGACGGTCGACTGCCGTCGCCAGAATCTGCTGGCGTACTTCGGACAGAGCCTCAGCGGTGACGGGGGTGCGGGATACGAGGGTGACCGCTGCGGAAACTGTGACACCTGCCTCGAACCCGTCGACACGTTCGACGGGCTGATCCCCGCGCAGAAGCTGCTCTCGACGATCGTCCGTCTCAAGCGGGAGCGCAACCAGGCGTTCGGGGCAGGACATCTCATCGACATCCTGCGAGGAGCGTCGACCGACCGCATCCGTCAGCAGGGCCACTCCGCCCTGGCGACGTACGGCATCGGTGCCGATCTTTCGGAACAGGACTGGCGCAGCGTGATCCGGCAGCTCCTCGCGCGCGGCATCCTCGTCGCACAGGGCGAGTACGGCACGCTGGCGCTCGGCGAGCCCGCGGCGGGCGTGCTCCGAGGTGAGACGGCCGTGCCGCTGCGTCGCGACACGATCGGCCGAACGGCATCCTCCCCTCGTTCCCGCAAGGCGAGCGCCGCGGATGCGCTCGACGCGGGCGACAGGCCGCTCTTCGAGGCGCTCAGGGCGTGGCGTGCAGAGACGGCCCGAGAGCAGGGGGTTCCGGCCTACATCGTCTTCGGCGACGCCACACTGCGTGCTCTCGCCGAGCGTCGTCCGACCACGATGGGCGGATTGGCGGGCATCACGGGCATCGGCGAGAAGAAGCGGGCGGCGTACGGCGATGCGGTCCTCGCCGTGATCGCCGCGCACTGA
- a CDS encoding TetR/AcrR family transcriptional regulator, producing the protein MTTTTRHAHAADTRARILTAARELFTAQGYRATSLRDIAAAASVSHPGLLGHFASKDDLLAEVVAQFEDENGEVLSDLLAASEPGALIYSELAARNARTPGYLELFAALTGEASAPGHPAHERMRDRYARTHALTVDALQDAAYHGVIAPDRDLDAEATRHMAAWDGLQLLTQYLPHRVDIVDLLEERESLWSLPVGWRDPDDAQESREPAGPLPETFIISPLDVDPGYAVGRRRRAQIVADAMHLFSRSGYGDTSLRDIAEAVGVSKSTLLHHYPSKDALLRAVLAERDRSISERVDGADAARAADVLRGLHEGARVNALDEPGLIEVYAVLSCEAVPESHPAHAYFTERFSRAIDYFAELFRLAQEDGDLPSHRDPEHEAIWLIALWDGLQYQWLYDRGAVDVAAHLRAHLDDVLPEPRSTDEPSAGGVGVMGAA; encoded by the coding sequence ATGACGACGACCACCCGGCACGCCCATGCCGCCGATACGCGAGCGCGCATCCTCACCGCCGCCCGCGAACTCTTCACCGCGCAGGGGTACCGTGCGACGTCGCTACGCGACATCGCGGCGGCGGCATCCGTGAGCCATCCCGGTCTGCTCGGCCACTTCGCCTCGAAGGACGACCTGCTCGCCGAGGTCGTCGCCCAGTTCGAGGACGAGAACGGCGAGGTGCTCAGCGATCTGCTGGCGGCATCCGAGCCGGGCGCGCTGATCTACTCCGAGCTCGCGGCACGAAACGCCCGCACCCCGGGCTACCTCGAGCTCTTCGCCGCGCTCACGGGCGAAGCATCCGCTCCCGGGCACCCCGCGCACGAACGCATGCGCGACCGCTACGCCCGAACGCACGCCCTCACGGTCGACGCGCTGCAGGATGCCGCGTACCACGGGGTGATCGCGCCCGACCGCGATCTCGACGCCGAAGCGACCCGGCACATGGCGGCGTGGGACGGGCTGCAGCTGCTGACCCAGTACCTGCCGCACCGCGTCGACATCGTCGACCTGCTCGAGGAACGGGAGAGCCTGTGGTCGCTGCCCGTCGGCTGGCGCGACCCCGACGACGCGCAGGAGTCGCGCGAACCCGCCGGGCCCTTGCCGGAGACGTTCATCATCTCACCGCTCGACGTCGACCCGGGTTACGCGGTCGGGCGGCGCCGGCGTGCGCAGATCGTCGCAGACGCCATGCACCTCTTCTCCCGCAGCGGATACGGCGACACCAGCCTGCGTGACATCGCCGAGGCCGTCGGCGTCTCGAAGTCGACCCTCCTGCACCACTACCCCTCGAAGGACGCCCTGCTCAGGGCGGTGTTGGCCGAGCGCGACAGGTCGATCAGTGAGCGGGTCGACGGCGCCGACGCGGCGCGAGCCGCCGACGTGCTTCGCGGGCTCCACGAGGGCGCCAGGGTCAACGCCCTCGACGAGCCCGGTCTCATCGAGGTCTACGCCGTGCTCTCGTGCGAGGCCGTGCCCGAGAGCCACCCCGCTCACGCGTACTTCACCGAGCGTTTCAGCCGGGCCATCGATTATTTCGCCGAGCTGTTCCGCCTCGCGCAGGAGGACGGCGACCTCCCGTCGCACCGCGACCCCGAGCACGAGGCGATCTGGCTCATCGCGCTCTGGGACGGTCTGCAGTATCAATGGCTCTACGACCGCGGCGCCGTGGACGTCGCCGCACACCTGCGCGCGCACCTCGACGACGTGCTGCCTGAGCCTCGATCCACCGATGAGCCTTCGGCGGGTGGCGTCGGCGTGATGGGCGCGGCGTGA
- a CDS encoding MFS transporter, producing MTELSPAANAAAVGTTGFKAPGTTPVKTPRGYAPGLAAVNFGVFLALLTPVMVSMAFKIQHIDPVTTEGSLGLVMGVGAAFALVANPLVGRLSDRTTSRWGMRRPWILGGAIVGLGGFALIGVATSVWVVLLAWCLVQTAMNAVLAAANATLPDQVPVGSRGKVSGIVGITTPIGILAGTFLVNYLPGDLGRFVVPAVIALVLAVVFVLILKDRRLAEKPAEKFTIGMFFGSFVFNPRKHPDFGWTWLTKFFVMFGYAGIATFLPLYLVTKFGLDEQGAVTTILIANLASMAAMAVSSPLGGYLSDRIGKRRPFVAVAGVVMVVGLVLLAVAPTIEVVVVAQAIIGLGAGSFLSVDLALATEVLPNPDDTAKDLGVLNIANALPQSIAPAIAPGIIALGAATPLGGYTTWYLFGAVVALAGAVLVYRIKGVK from the coding sequence ATGACAGAGCTGTCACCTGCCGCCAATGCGGCTGCCGTCGGCACGACCGGGTTCAAGGCGCCCGGCACGACGCCCGTGAAGACCCCGCGCGGCTATGCACCCGGCCTCGCCGCCGTGAACTTCGGCGTCTTCCTCGCCCTCCTCACCCCCGTGATGGTGTCGATGGCGTTCAAGATCCAGCACATCGACCCCGTGACCACCGAGGGGAGCCTCGGCCTCGTCATGGGCGTCGGCGCGGCGTTCGCCCTCGTCGCGAACCCGCTCGTCGGCCGCCTGTCCGATCGCACGACGTCGCGGTGGGGCATGCGCCGGCCGTGGATCCTCGGCGGGGCGATCGTCGGCCTGGGCGGCTTCGCGCTGATCGGCGTGGCCACCTCGGTCTGGGTGGTCCTGCTGGCCTGGTGTCTCGTGCAGACCGCGATGAACGCGGTTCTCGCGGCGGCGAACGCCACCCTTCCGGATCAGGTGCCGGTGGGCAGCCGCGGCAAGGTGTCGGGCATCGTCGGCATCACCACGCCCATCGGCATCCTCGCAGGCACCTTCCTCGTCAACTACCTGCCCGGCGATCTCGGGCGCTTCGTGGTGCCCGCCGTGATCGCTCTCGTGCTCGCCGTCGTCTTCGTGCTGATCCTCAAGGACCGGCGTCTCGCCGAGAAGCCGGCCGAGAAGTTCACGATCGGCATGTTCTTCGGATCGTTCGTGTTCAACCCCCGCAAGCACCCGGACTTCGGATGGACCTGGCTGACCAAGTTCTTCGTCATGTTCGGCTACGCGGGCATCGCCACCTTCCTGCCGCTGTACCTCGTCACGAAGTTCGGTCTCGACGAGCAGGGCGCCGTCACGACGATCCTCATCGCCAACCTCGCCTCGATGGCGGCGATGGCCGTGTCGTCACCGCTCGGCGGGTACCTCTCCGATCGCATCGGCAAGCGCCGCCCGTTCGTCGCGGTCGCCGGCGTGGTCATGGTGGTGGGGCTGGTGCTCCTCGCCGTCGCCCCGACCATCGAAGTGGTCGTCGTCGCGCAGGCCATCATCGGGCTCGGCGCCGGATCGTTCCTGTCGGTCGACCTCGCCCTGGCGACCGAGGTGCTCCCGAACCCCGACGACACCGCGAAGGACCTCGGAGTGCTGAACATCGCCAACGCACTGCCCCAGTCGATCGCCCCCGCCATCGCCCCCGGCATCATCGCGCTCGGCGCCGCCACACCGCTCGGCGGCTACACCACCTGGTACCTCTTCGGCGCCGTCGTCGCACTCGCCGGAGCCGTTCTCGTCTACCGCATCAAGGGAGTCAAATGA
- a CDS encoding glycoside hydrolase family 3 protein yields MTIATTTDRPWLDADLAIDERVELLLDAMTIEEKAGMFFHTMIGLGDPDEKNAVFGTPSAREFLELKHMTHFNLLGAAATGRELAAWHNAVQRIAASTRLGIPVTFSTDPRHSFSENPGASILAGPFSQWPETLGLAATRDESLVQRFADIARQEYVAVGLRVALHPQIDLATEPRWARQTATFGEDAELSGRLGAAYIRGFQGASFGRGSVSTMTKHFPGGGPQKDGEDPHFAYGREQVYPGGRFELHLKPFEDALAAGTRQMMPYYGMPMGTEYEEVGFGFNKSVITGLLRERYGFDGVVCTDWGLINDAEIFGEPFPARAWGVEQLTPKERMKKVLEAGADQFGGEACPELLLELVADGEVTEARLDVSARRLLREKFELGLFDDPYVDEDAADEIVGRADFRAAGEEAQRASITVLTNGGALPFAPGLKLYVEGIDIEVAAAYGVVVPSPEEADLAVLRLHAPFEQRATVFENFFHAGSLDFAAEVVEHVREVSRLVPTVVDVFADRPAILTPIVEDAAAVTVNWGASSAALLDVLSGAAPARGRLPFDLPRSMAAVEASRPDVPFDTADPLFRFGHGLTL; encoded by the coding sequence ATGACCATCGCGACCACGACAGACCGCCCCTGGCTCGATGCCGATCTCGCGATCGACGAGCGCGTGGAGCTTCTCCTCGACGCCATGACCATCGAGGAGAAGGCCGGCATGTTCTTTCACACCATGATCGGCCTCGGCGATCCGGATGAGAAGAACGCGGTCTTCGGCACGCCGTCGGCGCGCGAGTTCCTGGAGCTCAAGCACATGACGCACTTCAACCTGCTCGGCGCGGCGGCCACGGGGCGGGAGCTCGCCGCCTGGCACAACGCCGTGCAGCGCATCGCGGCATCGACGAGGCTCGGCATCCCGGTCACGTTCTCGACCGATCCGCGCCACTCGTTCAGCGAGAACCCGGGCGCGTCGATCCTGGCGGGTCCGTTCTCGCAGTGGCCCGAGACCCTCGGGCTCGCGGCCACACGCGACGAGAGCCTCGTCCAGCGCTTCGCGGACATCGCCCGGCAGGAGTACGTCGCGGTGGGACTGCGCGTCGCCCTGCATCCGCAGATCGATCTGGCGACCGAGCCCCGCTGGGCCCGGCAGACGGCGACCTTCGGCGAGGATGCCGAGCTGTCCGGGCGGCTCGGCGCCGCCTACATCCGCGGGTTCCAGGGGGCGTCGTTCGGCCGCGGCTCGGTCTCGACCATGACCAAGCACTTCCCCGGGGGCGGGCCGCAGAAAGACGGCGAGGATCCGCATTTCGCCTATGGCAGGGAGCAGGTGTACCCCGGAGGCCGGTTCGAGCTGCATCTGAAGCCGTTCGAAGACGCGCTCGCCGCCGGCACGAGGCAGATGATGCCGTACTACGGGATGCCGATGGGCACGGAGTACGAAGAGGTCGGTTTCGGCTTCAACAAGTCGGTCATCACCGGGCTGCTGCGAGAGCGGTACGGATTCGACGGCGTCGTCTGCACCGACTGGGGGCTCATCAACGACGCCGAGATCTTCGGCGAACCGTTCCCCGCGCGCGCGTGGGGTGTCGAGCAGCTGACCCCCAAGGAGCGCATGAAGAAGGTGCTGGAAGCCGGGGCAGACCAGTTCGGCGGCGAGGCGTGCCCTGAGCTGCTGCTCGAGCTCGTCGCCGACGGCGAGGTCACGGAAGCGCGGCTGGACGTGTCCGCCCGGCGGCTGCTGCGTGAGAAGTTCGAGCTCGGGCTGTTCGACGATCCGTACGTCGACGAGGATGCCGCCGATGAGATCGTGGGTCGTGCGGACTTCCGCGCCGCGGGTGAGGAGGCGCAGCGCGCGTCGATCACCGTGCTCACGAACGGCGGTGCGCTGCCCTTCGCGCCCGGGCTGAAGCTGTATGTGGAGGGCATCGACATCGAGGTCGCGGCGGCATACGGCGTCGTCGTGCCGTCGCCGGAGGAAGCCGATCTCGCCGTCCTCCGGCTGCATGCGCCGTTCGAGCAGCGCGCCACCGTGTTCGAGAACTTCTTCCACGCGGGGTCGCTCGACTTCGCGGCCGAAGTCGTCGAGCACGTGCGCGAGGTCTCACGCCTGGTGCCGACGGTGGTCGACGTGTTCGCCGATCGCCCCGCGATCCTCACGCCGATCGTGGAGGATGCTGCGGCCGTCACGGTCAACTGGGGTGCGTCGAGTGCTGCCCTTCTCGACGTGCTCAGCGGCGCCGCGCCCGCACGCGGAAGGCTGCCCTTCGACCTTCCGCGGTCGATGGCGGCCGTCGAGGCCTCGCGCCCGGATGTGCCGTTCGACACGGCCGATCCGCTGTTCCGGTTCGGCCACGGCTTGACGCTCTGA
- a CDS encoding choice-of-anchor G family protein: MTKLEGQTLRRRRAIGGGIATATAGAVILASALVPTAASALEGADPSDPSAASGRILNIGTSLLGGLDVAALGNTITSNPSAPGAPVGDTGSLDVSAINDLVSIGLGELHLPLLSDGTNNGLLDLGDAGALSSYSTSPSTTSSTASAGAVTEAGAIDLGAVDSNTNPARLELTELLDQLGLTGLTDQIDQAAIEIGTLAARAEKNGTTLESEYALADLGLQLHSPLVANLSSTLTSAVDDIVAPVNGIAGEGGLLTGVLGQLSTIVDSVNLLLVRLNSDPTKNTVEINGLDTLVNGVVADVFGGPISNTNGSVVLDLSTGTISVDLAELVIGDNGLDPGNLDNLNGLPANTEALTADVVSAITAGVTEALVGTGPDSLTTKITTLLDQRLWNQVSIKVGIDASGEVNTVLGGWVPLAPAAVNIEGTLAQFTGKNGATLTADNISTTLDLLGALPVGDLLNPIVAPLLGVITSNVTGPLLDLVTNQVLGNVRPIIQDTVVEGTVAPLLTVLEPLLQQLVSLRINEQPTEGDFGPGSSTVRALSFTLLPTLDAVKVDLASATVKSLDAAAAPNVDAVDPVQAGTSLSVTGTDWIPGSQVTLVLRDAEGQVVGTQVVVAVEPDGTFPAGTAYPIPADAPAGTGYVLTATDDQQPANTDTDTVEITAAGDPGDVNTNAAASASASADATADGDPSAQAAAEAAAFANNDADASAAADVSAQAAAQAAATADASVDASASVDADVNASAAVAAQAAATADADDDTNAAATAAANANSSTAAQAAATADSSTDASNEASANANAAASATASANADASTAAVAQAAAQAAAYADATADASAAADVDATAAAQAAATAQASTAATAEAESDANAGAAIAAQAAALADASSNTAADMSATSDASTSAAANASAAAIANASTTASADAVASADAAADPGASAQADPGASATADPGASAQADPGATATANASASAAASAQADDDNNAAAQAAAVAAALADATSTASAAATANANAAAAAAATAQASTAASTDATTDTNARAAAAAQSSAEADSSASATAQANANASAAASAAANANASTAASADAAADVTATATSNATATSSATASSNATASSNATADAAANPTGKLGITVKVPVIERGQQQTAIGTGFAPGEVVTGVMNSTPLALGTQVADQQGTVTFTWAIPASTDLGTHTVTLTGESGTVAGTFQVVAKGLATTGGTLPGGWIILGMLLVMAGIGAALIARPKRAGASAE, encoded by the coding sequence ATGACGAAACTCGAGGGGCAGACTCTGCGGAGACGCAGAGCAATCGGAGGAGGGATCGCCACGGCCACGGCCGGCGCGGTCATCCTCGCGAGCGCACTGGTGCCGACGGCGGCCAGTGCGCTCGAGGGAGCGGATCCGTCGGATCCGTCGGCAGCCAGCGGCCGCATCCTGAACATCGGCACGAGTCTGCTGGGCGGGCTCGATGTCGCGGCGCTCGGCAACACGATCACGAGCAACCCGAGCGCGCCGGGCGCGCCGGTCGGCGACACCGGCTCGCTCGACGTCAGCGCGATCAACGATCTGGTGTCCATCGGTCTCGGCGAGCTGCATCTTCCGCTCCTGAGCGACGGCACCAACAACGGGCTCCTCGACCTGGGGGATGCGGGTGCACTGTCGAGCTACAGCACTTCGCCCAGCACGACATCGTCAACGGCGTCAGCCGGTGCGGTGACGGAAGCGGGTGCCATCGACCTGGGGGCCGTCGATTCGAACACCAACCCGGCGCGCCTGGAGCTCACCGAGCTGCTCGACCAGCTGGGTCTCACAGGGCTCACCGACCAGATCGACCAGGCGGCCATCGAGATCGGCACCCTCGCCGCGCGTGCCGAGAAGAACGGCACGACGCTCGAGTCGGAGTACGCGCTCGCCGATCTCGGCCTCCAGCTCCACAGTCCGCTCGTCGCCAACCTGAGCAGCACACTCACCTCGGCGGTCGATGACATCGTCGCGCCCGTCAACGGCATCGCCGGCGAGGGCGGACTGCTCACCGGAGTACTCGGGCAGCTCAGCACCATCGTCGACAGCGTCAACCTGCTGCTGGTGCGCCTGAACTCCGACCCAACGAAGAACACCGTCGAGATCAACGGCCTCGACACCCTCGTGAACGGCGTCGTGGCCGACGTGTTCGGCGGGCCGATCTCGAACACGAACGGCTCCGTGGTGCTCGACCTGTCGACCGGCACGATCAGCGTCGACCTCGCCGAACTGGTCATCGGAGACAACGGTCTCGACCCGGGCAACCTCGACAACCTCAACGGCCTTCCAGCCAACACCGAGGCGCTGACGGCTGACGTCGTCTCGGCCATCACGGCCGGCGTCACCGAGGCGCTCGTCGGGACAGGACCCGATTCGCTGACGACCAAGATCACCACGCTGCTCGACCAGCGTCTGTGGAATCAGGTGTCGATCAAGGTCGGCATCGACGCCAGCGGTGAGGTGAACACCGTTCTCGGCGGGTGGGTGCCGCTCGCCCCAGCCGCGGTCAACATCGAGGGCACGCTCGCGCAGTTCACCGGAAAGAACGGCGCGACGCTGACGGCCGACAACATCTCGACGACGCTCGACCTCCTCGGGGCGCTCCCGGTCGGCGACCTGCTGAACCCGATCGTCGCACCGCTGCTCGGGGTCATCACGTCGAACGTGACGGGCCCGCTGCTCGACCTGGTGACGAACCAGGTGCTCGGCAACGTGCGGCCGATCATCCAGGACACGGTGGTCGAGGGCACGGTCGCACCGCTGCTCACGGTGCTCGAGCCGCTGCTGCAGCAGCTGGTCTCGCTGCGCATCAACGAGCAGCCGACCGAAGGGGACTTCGGCCCGGGCAGCTCCACCGTGCGTGCGCTGAGCTTCACGCTGCTTCCCACGCTCGACGCGGTGAAGGTCGACCTCGCGTCGGCGACTGTCAAGTCTCTCGACGCCGCGGCAGCCCCCAACGTGGACGCGGTCGATCCCGTGCAGGCCGGAACCAGCCTGTCGGTGACGGGCACCGACTGGATCCCCGGTTCCCAGGTGACGCTCGTGCTGCGTGATGCCGAAGGCCAGGTCGTCGGCACTCAGGTGGTGGTCGCCGTCGAGCCCGACGGCACCTTCCCAGCGGGGACGGCGTACCCGATCCCGGCGGATGCTCCGGCTGGCACCGGCTATGTGCTGACCGCGACCGACGACCAGCAGCCGGCGAACACCGACACCGACACGGTCGAGATCACCGCGGCCGGCGACCCGGGCGACGTCAACACCAATGCGGCGGCATCGGCATCGGCATCCGCCGACGCGACGGCGGACGGTGACCCGTCGGCTCAGGCGGCCGCAGAGGCAGCGGCCTTCGCGAACAACGATGCCGACGCCTCGGCGGCGGCAGACGTGAGCGCCCAGGCCGCAGCGCAGGCGGCGGCCACGGCCGACGCCTCGGTCGACGCATCGGCTTCGGTCGACGCCGACGTCAACGCGTCCGCGGCTGTCGCGGCACAGGCGGCAGCGACGGCCGACGCCGACGACGACACCAACGCCGCGGCAACCGCCGCGGCCAACGCGAACTCGTCGACGGCTGCTCAGGCAGCGGCCACGGCCGACTCCTCGACCGACGCGTCGAACGAGGCATCCGCCAACGCCAACGCTGCGGCATCGGCCACCGCCTCGGCCAACGCCGACGCGTCGACCGCCGCCGTCGCCCAGGCCGCTGCGCAGGCGGCCGCCTACGCCGACGCGACGGCCGACGCCAGTGCGGCAGCCGACGTCGACGCGACCGCCGCCGCGCAGGCTGCGGCGACCGCGCAGGCATCGACCGCAGCCACCGCTGAAGCCGAATCGGACGCGAACGCCGGAGCGGCCATCGCCGCCCAGGCCGCGGCCCTCGCCGACGCGAGCTCGAACACGGCAGCGGACATGTCCGCCACGTCGGATGCCAGCACCAGCGCGGCAGCCAACGCCAGCGCCGCGGCCATCGCGAACGCCTCGACCACCGCCTCGGCAGACGCCGTGGCATCGGCCGATGCCGCCGCCGACCCTGGTGCGAGCGCGCAGGCTGATCCTGGTGCGAGCGCGACCGCTGATCCGGGTGCGAGCGCGCAGGCTGATCCTGGCGCGACCGCGACCGCGAACGCCTCGGCGTCGGCAGCCGCCTCGGCACAGGCTGACGACGACAACAACGCCGCAGCCCAGGCCGCGGCTGTCGCCGCAGCCCTCGCCGATGCGACCTCGACGGCATCCGCTGCCGCCACCGCCAACGCGAACGCCGCAGCCGCGGCAGCCGCCACGGCACAGGCATCGACGGCAGCCTCGACCGATGCGACGACCGACACCAACGCCCGCGCGGCGGCGGCTGCGCAGTCGTCGGCGGAGGCCGACAGCTCGGCGAGCGCCACGGCCCAGGCCAACGCGAACGCGTCTGCGGCAGCATCCGCTGCGGCGAACGCCAACGCGTCGACCGCCGCGTCGGCCGATGCCGCGGCCGACGTCACGGCGACCGCGACGTCGAACGCGACCGCGACGTCGAGCGCGACGGCTTCGTCGAACGCGACCGCTTCGTCGAACGCCACGGCCGACGCCGCGGCCAACCCGACGGGCAAGCTCGGCATCACGGTGAAGGTCCCGGTCATCGAGCGGGGCCAGCAGCAGACGGCGATCGGCACCGGTTTCGCGCCGGGCGAGGTCGTCACCGGTGTGATGAACTCCACTCCGCTGGCTCTCGGCACCCAGGTCGCCGATCAGCAGGGCACGGTGACGTTCACGTGGGCGATCCCCGCGAGCACCGACCTCGGCACGCACACGGTGACGCTGACCGGCGAGTCCGGTACCGTCGCCGGCACGTTCCAGGTCGTCGCGAAGGGTCTCGCCACAACGGGCGGTACTCTGCCTGGAGGCTGGATCATCCTCGGCATGCTGCTGGTGATGGCCGGCATCGGCGCGGCACTGATCGCACGCCCCAAGCGTGCGGGAGCCTCCGCCGAGTAA
- a CDS encoding DUF5819 family protein, whose protein sequence is MSTMTDTAPTDEDVPAAQTDPAAQTAPAAQTDPAVRPRPAWWAKLIAFAAVLLTLWHVFASFLWIAPYSALREIPTQEVLAGYMLPMFGQSWSVFAPEPINGDYHFNVRAVIEKDGEEVETGWVSATDVELSMIRYNLFPPRAGIQSSEVASGQMNAYNKLNEEQQAVVALDFDKDDWEDWMVRTFDKLEGDDKPSTDAYMAEEHMATAYATQVAYAIWGADAVIKVQYRVSRQNVVPYAQRNEPDAKRPDPTFSTTGWRLPIEEEGQSRENFANTFRSQFERIQK, encoded by the coding sequence ATGAGCACGATGACCGATACGGCGCCGACGGACGAAGACGTCCCGGCCGCGCAGACCGACCCGGCCGCGCAGACCGCCCCGGCCGCGCAGACCGACCCGGCGGTGCGACCACGGCCGGCCTGGTGGGCGAAGCTCATCGCGTTCGCGGCCGTCCTCCTGACGCTGTGGCACGTGTTCGCCTCGTTCCTGTGGATCGCGCCGTACTCGGCTCTGCGTGAGATCCCGACCCAGGAGGTGCTCGCGGGCTACATGCTCCCGATGTTCGGCCAGTCGTGGAGCGTCTTCGCACCGGAGCCGATCAACGGCGACTACCACTTCAACGTCCGCGCCGTCATCGAGAAGGACGGCGAGGAGGTCGAGACCGGATGGGTGAGCGCGACCGACGTCGAGCTCTCCATGATCCGCTACAACCTCTTCCCGCCGCGGGCCGGCATCCAGTCGAGCGAGGTCGCGAGCGGCCAGATGAACGCGTACAACAAGCTCAACGAGGAGCAGCAGGCGGTCGTCGCCCTCGACTTCGACAAGGACGACTGGGAGGACTGGATGGTGCGCACCTTTGACAAGCTCGAGGGCGACGACAAGCCGTCCACCGACGCGTACATGGCCGAAGAGCACATGGCCACCGCGTACGCGACGCAGGTCGCCTACGCGATCTGGGGCGCGGATGCCGTCATCAAGGTGCAGTACCGGGTGAGCCGGCAGAACGTGGTGCCCTACGCGCAGCGCAACGAGCCGGACGCCAAGCGGCCCGACCCGACGTTCTCGACGACCGGCTGGCGTCTGCCGATCGAGGAGGAGGGCCAGAGCCGCGAGAACTTCGCGAACACGTTCCGCAGCCAGTTCGAGAGGATCCAGAAGTGA